In a genomic window of Primulina huaijiensis isolate GDHJ02 chromosome 10, ASM1229523v2, whole genome shotgun sequence:
- the LOC140986354 gene encoding tubulin alpha-2 chain yields the protein MRECISIHIGQAGIQVGNACWELYCLEHGIQADGQMPGDTTIGGGDDAFNTFFSETGAGKHVPRAVFVDLEPTVIDEVRTGGYRQLFHPEQLISGKEDAANNFARGHYTIGKEIVDLCLDRIRKLADNCTGLQGFLVFHAVGGGTGSGLGSLLLERLSVDYGKKSKLGFTIYPSPQVSTAVVEPYNSVLSTHSLLEHTDVAVLLDNEAIYDICRKSLDIERPTYTNLNRLISQVISSLTASLRFDGALNVDVNEFQTNLVPYPRIHFMLSSYAPVISAEKAYHEQLSVAEITNTAFEPSSMMVKCDPRHGKYMACCLMYRGDVVPKDVNAAVATIKTKRTIQFVDWCPTGFKCGINYQPPTVVPGGDLAKVQRAVCMISNSTSVAEVFSRIDHKFDLMYCKRAFVHWYVGEGMEEGEFSEAREDLAALEKDYEEVGAEGPEGDDEDEYE from the exons ATGAGAGAGTGCATTTCGATCCACATTGGTCAGGCTGGTATTCAGGTCGGAAATGCCTGCTGGGAGCTTTACTGCCTCGAACATGGCATCCAG GCTGATGGGCAAATGCCCGGAGATACCACTATTGGCGGAGGAGATGATGCCTTCAACACGTTCTTCAGTGAAACAGGCGCTGGGAAACACGTCCCACGTGCTGTTTTCGTTGATCTTGAGCCCACAGTGATCGACGAGGTGCGCACAGGTGGTTACCGCCAGCTCTTCCATCCGGAGCAGCTGATAAGTGGCAAAGAGGATGCTGCCAACAACTTTGCTAGAGGTCATTACACTATTGGCAAAGAGATCGTGGATCTCTGCCTTGATAGGATCCGGAAGCTTGCAGACAACTGTACCGGTTTGCAAGGTTTTCTGGTGTTCCATGCTGTTGGTGGAGGCACCGGATCTGGGCTTGGGTCTTTGTTACTCGAGAGACTCTCTGTTGACTACGGTAAAAAGTCTAAGCTTGGATTCACTATTTACCCTTCCCCTCAGGTTTCAACTGCCGTGGTTGAGCCATACAACTCTGTGCTTTCGACCCATTCTCTTCTGGAGCACACCGATGTTGCTGTGCTTCTTGATAACGAGGCTATATATGACATCTGCCGCAAATCACTTGATATAGAGAGGCCTACATATACCAACCTCAACAGGCTCATTTCTCAG GTGATATCTTCTCTGACGGCATCTTTACGATTTGATGGGGCATTGAACGTGGATGTGAACGAGTTCCAAACTAACTTGGTCCCATACCCAAGGATCCACTTCATGCTATCATCATATGCACCTGTTATCTCGGCTGAGAAGGCGTACCACGAGCAACTCTCTGTTGCTGAAATCACCAACACTGCTTTCGAGCCGTCGTCTATGATGGTGAAGTGCGACCCTCGCCATGGGAAATACATGGCCTGCTGTTTGATGTATAGGGGTGATGTTGTCCCCAAGGATGTGAATGCTGCTGTTGCCACCATCAAAACCAAGAGGACAATTCAATTCGTGGACTGGTGCCCAACTGGGTTCAAGTGCGGTATCAACTATCAGCCCCCTACTGTCGTTCCTGGTGGAGATTTGGCCAAGGTGCAGAGGGCTGTTTGCATGATTTCCAACTCAACCAGTGTCGCTGAGGTCTTCTCAAGAATTGATCACAAGTTCGATCTGATGTACTGCAAACGTGCGTTCGTGCATTGGTATGTCGGTGAGGGTATGGAAGAAGGAGAGTTCTCCGAAGCAAGGGAAGACCTGGCTGCTCTCGAGAAGGACTACGAGGAAGTTGGAGCCGAAGGTCCTGAAGGAGATGATGAAGATGAGTATGAATAG
- the LOC140986762 gene encoding transcription factor PRE1-like, producing the protein MSSRRSRAQSAAGSPRISDDQIIELVSKLHQLLPEINRSNGRRSNKASANKVLQETCNYIKNLHKEVDNLSDRLSQLLSTIDADSPEAAIIRTLI; encoded by the exons ATGTCTAGTAGGAGGTCAAGAGCACAGTCAGCAGCAGGGAGTCCAAGAATATCAGATGATCAGATCATTGAACTTGTCTCCAAATTGCATCAACTCCTTCCTGAGATTAATCGAAGCAATGGTCGTCGATCCAACAAG GCATCGGCAAACAAAGTTCTTCAAGAAACTTGCAACTACATTAAGAACTTGCACAAAGAGGTGGATAATTTGAGTGATAGGCTATCCCAGTTGCTGTCCACCATAGATGCCGATAGCCCCGAGGCCGCGATTATTAGGACTTTGATTTAA
- the LOC140985516 gene encoding signal recognition particle 19 kDa protein-like, whose product MDVNVQNIKKWVVFYPVYINSKKTLAEGRRINASKACENPTCSEIYDCCAHLKLPCAIEADKAYPRDFMQRGRVRVLLKREDGSVCNPAISSRKELMLHVAELVPRHPGRTKKLEPASASTGGTSKSGKGGKKKR is encoded by the exons ATGGATGTAAATGTACAGAATATAAAAAAGTGGGTCGTTTTCTACCCAGTTTACATTAATTCGAAGAAAACCTTAGCCGAGGGGCGTAGAATCAACGCTAGCAAAGCATGTGAAAATCCAACCTGTTCGGAGATTTACGATTGCTGCGCCCACCTCAAGCTCCCCTGTGCAATCGAG gcGGACAAGGCCTATCCACGAGATTTTATGCAAAGAGGGAGAGTGAGGGTTTTGTTGAAAAGAGAAGATGGGAGTGTTTGCAATCCTGCCATTTCTTCGA GGAAAGAGCTTATGCTTCACGTCGCAGAACTAGTACCTAGACATCCTGGTCGAACTAAAAAACTAGAGCCTGCCTCTGCCTCTACAGGTGGTACTTCCAAATCTGGGAAGGGTGGAAAGAAGAAACGGTAG
- the LOC140986697 gene encoding uncharacterized protein At5g39865-like, translating to MGCASSKEKVCHNCKAPYSPERRSYSIHSRRHSRGTGNSYHVVALTSSTLGSLRLDPSIRDHIIDENGDDNVYLDQDHSVDDVKAVSESRGIDQEKATREQFEMGMIEAKTWSKMIDGKIPKIVPRTPIRTPPGEPETINAWEMMEGLEDNSPLRSGNKFRSFSFHLPLNSSLSLIYDQPTHEKVKEKGDASPETMWLDLADSDSNSNSNSNDTSIVSEFDPEVIASFRKAVEEQLPPDNPFYLHPLGCALEASDEKDANSVGSGGKFVQRGTDKVIVYFTSLRGVRKTYEDCCHVRMILKGLGIKIDERDVSMDSGFKEELKELLGDRYGGCGLPRIFIGTNYIGGVEEIRQLHEEGKLEKILESCEIVDDRGGGGNGSGNICAACGDVRFVPCETCSGSCKIYYEADYDEDGVEHECGFHKCPHCNENGLIRCPICCD from the coding sequence ATGGGTTGTGCTTCGTCCAAAGAAAAAGTATGCCATAATTGCAAGGCGCCGTATTCGCCCGAAAGGCGGAGCTACTCGATTCACTCGCGCCGCCATTCTCGAGGGACGGGGAATAGCTACCATGTGGTGGCTCTTACTTCATCCACACTGGGTTCTTTAAGGCTTGATCCGTCGATTCGGGATCATATTATCGATGAAAATGGCGATGACAATGTTTATTTGGATCAAGATCACAGTGTTGATGATGTTAAGGCAGTGTCTGAAAGTAGGGGAATTGATCAAGAAAAGGCAACCAGAGAGCAATTTGAAATGGGGATGATTGAGGCCAAGACTTGGTCTAAAATGATCGACGGGAAAATCCCGAAGATCGTCCCTAGAACTCCCATTAGAACCCCTCCTGGTGAGCCGGAGACGATCAATGCTTGGGAAATGATGGAGGGCCTTGAGGACAACAGTCCTCTTAGGTCGGGTAATAAGTTTCGTAGCTTTTCGTTTCACCTTCCGTTGAACTCTAGTTTATCTTTGATTTATGATCAACCAACTCACGAAAAAGTGAAGGAGAAAGGTGATGCTTCGCCTGAGACAATGTGGTTAGATTTGGCCGATAGTGATTCCAATtcgaactcgaactcgaacGATACTTCAATAGTATCTGAATTTGATCCTGAAGTGATTGCTTCATTTAGGAAGGCAGTAGAAGAGCAGCTCCCACCTGACAATCCATTTTACCTCCACCCATTAGGTTGTGCATTGGAAGCATCAGATGAGAAGGATGCGAATAGCGTTGGCTCGGGTGGCAAGTTCGTGCAACGTGGTACAGACAAGGTGATTGTGTATTTTACGAGCCTAAGAGGCGTGAGAAAGACATACGAGGATTGCTGTCATGTTCGAATGATTTTGAAGGGATTAGGCATCAAGATTGATGAGAGAGACGTATCCATGGATTCAGGGTTCAAGGAggagttgaaagaattgttaGGGGACAGATATGGTGGCTGTGGCTTGCCGAGAATTTTCATCGGCACAAATTATATCGGTGGGGTTGAGGAAATACGGCAGTTGCACGAGGAGGGGAAGCTCGAAAAAATACTCGAAAGTTGTGAAATTGTAGATGATAGGGGGGGAGGAGGTAATGGGAGTGGTAACATTTGTGCAGCTTGTGGAGATGTAAGATTCGTGCCATGTGAGACATGTTCGGGGAGCTGTAAAATATACTACGAGGCCGATTACGACGAAGACGGAGTCGAGCACGAATGTGGTTTCCATAAATGTCCTCATTGCAATGAAAATGGGCTTATACGATGTCCGATCTGTTGTGATTGA